From Fastidiosipila sp., a single genomic window includes:
- a CDS encoding ribosome maturation factor RimP encodes MSSQKENKKIIYDKLAPLAAGMDLALLDVLYVHEGGRTVLRLIIDKKGGVGIEDCERLSGMADPLISEELGLDDFDVFEVSSPGLDRPLNNLEDCLRHEGEWVRISLYQAVDGEKRFFGKLVVEGESVGVETEKGEIRLFPFGDIARVKREVVF; translated from the coding sequence ATGAGCAGTCAAAAAGAGAATAAAAAAATTATCTACGACAAGCTGGCCCCCCTGGCGGCCGGCATGGACCTGGCCCTTCTGGACGTCCTCTATGTCCATGAGGGAGGCCGGACCGTCCTGCGTCTGATCATCGATAAAAAAGGCGGCGTGGGCATCGAGGACTGCGAGCGCCTGAGCGGGATGGCCGACCCTTTGATCTCGGAGGAGCTGGGCCTGGACGACTTTGATGTCTTCGAAGTGTCCTCACCCGGTCTTGACCGGCCCCTGAACAATCTGGAGGACTGCCTGCGCCATGAGGGCGAATGGGTCCGGATCAGTTTGTATCAGGCGGTGGACGGGGAGAAACGTTTTTTTGGAAAACTGGTCGTCGAGGGCGAATCAGTCGGGGTGGAGACGGAAAAAGGAGAGATCAGGCTTTTCCCCTTCGGGGATATTGCCCGGGTGAAGAGGGAAGTTGTCTTTTAG
- the infB gene encoding translation initiation factor IF-2 — protein MAKREEADSGLMSGFITEEELLRRKKEHDSMEAVPEPEPLPVPPVPDKEAEQAAPPPGQDLKDLPVPSTIDMQGISGKVIPGVIKIVKKPKPAPVSEPEAVVAAPEVPAPEAEVQTAEVKAEPEKKPAARKKAEKPEVDKPEVEKPKAVKAEIKKPEAAAEKSGKAKPEKKERVKARPLSVAEKSLPITERVTEPAVAAPARPAATRPRPLITEDGKPLRAQRGSYVGADRDTPAVERQPRRAAPASEEARPVRPASAPPRGRGQAAAAPVPGPVIEAEVQKPGAASRRSQKGRDRRPADYRDRSRREQQEVISHGGRRRKPRTVESAPEQPKRPVAQLTQVTLPSTLTVKELAEAIKKTTADVIMKLMALGMMATINQEIDYDTAEIIASEFGIASQRLVEITEEDILFDDTVDKDEDLVSRPPVVVVMGHVDHGKTSILDYIRESSVTEGEAGGITQHIGAYSVKVDSRTITFLDTPGHEAFTTLRARGAQVTDIAILVVAADDGVMPQTVEAINHARAAETEIIVAINKIDKPQADVERVKRELSQYGLMDSDWGGQTTIVPVSAKTGENMDELLEMILLTADVLDLRANPDRQAKGTVIEARLDPTRGPVATILIQRGTLRQGDTVVVGSTVGRIRIMYNDRGQQIEAAGPSTPAEIVGLGGVPEGGDILYQVENERVARDLVDRRREEDRETALRQTSRMSLETLFDRMGEEDLIDLNIIVKADTQGSVEAMTSSMENLSTDKIRVNVIHGAVGAITESDIRLAEVADAIILGFNVRPAATAAQIAAASNVDIHTYRVIYEAIEEVESAMRGLLGPVFREVVTGHLEVREVFHASNVGTIAGCLVTDGRVHRNDSARLLRDGVVIYETKLASLRRFKDDVREVAAGYECGLSLERFNDIKVGDTIEVFTMKEEEADV, from the coding sequence ATGGCAAAAAGAGAAGAAGCAGATTCAGGGCTCATGTCAGGATTCATCACGGAGGAGGAGCTCCTCCGGCGCAAAAAGGAACACGATTCCATGGAAGCGGTTCCGGAGCCGGAACCTCTTCCCGTTCCGCCTGTCCCGGACAAGGAAGCGGAGCAGGCGGCGCCACCGCCCGGTCAGGATCTGAAAGACCTGCCCGTACCGTCCACCATCGACATGCAGGGCATCTCGGGCAAAGTCATCCCGGGGGTCATCAAGATCGTCAAGAAACCCAAACCGGCGCCGGTTAGCGAGCCGGAAGCGGTTGTAGCGGCCCCGGAGGTTCCCGCTCCGGAGGCAGAAGTGCAGACAGCTGAAGTCAAGGCGGAGCCTGAGAAAAAACCGGCGGCCCGCAAGAAGGCTGAAAAACCGGAAGTTGACAAGCCGGAAGTTGAAAAACCGAAAGCCGTGAAAGCCGAAATCAAGAAGCCGGAAGCAGCTGCTGAAAAATCTGGAAAAGCCAAGCCTGAAAAAAAGGAGCGGGTCAAAGCCAGGCCTTTGAGCGTGGCCGAAAAATCCCTGCCCATCACCGAGCGGGTGACTGAACCCGCGGTGGCTGCGCCGGCCAGGCCGGCCGCAACGCGGCCCCGCCCCCTGATCACGGAAGACGGCAAACCTTTGAGGGCCCAGCGGGGAAGCTATGTCGGCGCCGACCGGGACACCCCGGCAGTGGAACGCCAGCCCAGGCGGGCGGCTCCCGCCAGCGAGGAGGCCCGTCCGGTGCGGCCTGCCTCCGCGCCGCCCAGGGGGCGGGGACAGGCAGCGGCAGCACCGGTGCCCGGGCCGGTTATTGAGGCGGAAGTGCAAAAACCGGGCGCCGCCAGCCGCAGGAGCCAAAAAGGACGCGACCGGCGGCCCGCAGACTACCGGGACCGCAGCCGGCGCGAACAGCAGGAAGTGATCAGCCACGGGGGCAGGCGCCGCAAGCCGCGTACCGTAGAATCCGCACCTGAACAGCCCAAGCGGCCTGTCGCCCAGCTGACTCAGGTCACCCTGCCATCCACGCTGACCGTCAAGGAGCTGGCCGAGGCCATCAAGAAAACCACCGCTGACGTCATCATGAAGCTGATGGCCCTGGGCATGATGGCCACCATCAACCAGGAGATCGATTACGATACTGCCGAAATCATTGCCTCCGAGTTCGGGATCGCCAGCCAGCGGCTGGTGGAAATCACGGAGGAAGACATTCTCTTTGACGACACGGTTGACAAGGATGAAGACCTGGTCTCCCGGCCGCCTGTGGTGGTGGTCATGGGCCACGTCGACCACGGCAAGACATCCATCCTGGACTACATCCGGGAATCTTCAGTGACTGAAGGCGAGGCCGGCGGCATCACCCAGCATATCGGGGCCTATTCGGTCAAGGTGGACAGCCGGACCATCACCTTCCTCGATACACCGGGCCATGAGGCCTTTACCACCCTGCGCGCCCGGGGCGCTCAGGTGACCGATATCGCCATCCTGGTGGTGGCAGCCGATGACGGCGTCATGCCCCAGACGGTGGAAGCCATCAACCATGCCCGGGCGGCTGAAACCGAAATCATTGTGGCCATCAACAAGATCGACAAGCCGCAGGCCGATGTGGAGCGGGTCAAACGTGAGCTCTCCCAGTACGGCCTCATGGACTCCGACTGGGGCGGCCAGACGACCATTGTACCGGTCTCGGCCAAGACAGGTGAGAACATGGATGAATTGCTGGAGATGATCCTGCTGACGGCTGATGTGCTGGATCTGCGGGCCAACCCGGACCGCCAGGCCAAGGGCACGGTTATCGAGGCCAGGCTGGATCCGACCCGGGGGCCTGTGGCCACCATTTTGATCCAGCGCGGCACCCTGCGCCAGGGTGACACCGTGGTGGTGGGCAGTACCGTCGGCCGCATCCGGATCATGTACAACGACCGCGGCCAACAGATTGAGGCGGCAGGTCCCTCGACTCCTGCCGAGATCGTGGGCCTGGGCGGCGTGCCCGAAGGCGGGGACATCCTCTACCAGGTTGAAAATGAACGCGTGGCACGGGATCTGGTTGACCGGCGCCGGGAGGAAGACCGGGAGACGGCACTTCGCCAGACTTCGCGGATGTCGCTTGAGACCCTTTTCGACCGCATGGGCGAGGAGGATCTGATCGACCTCAACATCATTGTCAAGGCCGATACGCAGGGCTCCGTCGAAGCCATGACTTCCTCCATGGAAAACCTGTCGACCGACAAGATCCGGGTCAATGTCATCCACGGGGCAGTCGGCGCCATCACCGAGTCGGACATCCGCCTGGCGGAGGTGGCAGACGCCATTATCCTGGGCTTCAATGTCCGGCCTGCCGCGACGGCCGCCCAGATTGCCGCGGCTTCCAATGTCGATATCCATACCTACCGGGTGATCTACGAGGCCATCGAGGAAGTCGAAAGCGCCATGCGCGGCCTGCTGGGCCCGGTTTTCCGCGAAGTGGTTACGGGCCACCTGGAAGTGCGGGAAGTTTTCCACGCCTCCAATGTGGGCACCATCGCCGGCTGCCTTGTGACCGATGGCCGGGTCCACCGCAATGACAGCGCCCGCCTGCTGCGCGACGGCGTGGTCATCTACGAAACAAAACTGGCCTCGCTTCGCCGTTTCAAGGACGATGTCCGCGAGGTGGCTGCCGGTTACGAATGCGGGCTCAGCCTGGAGCGGTTCAACGACATCAAGGTGGGGGACACCATCGAGGTCTTCACCATGAAGGAGGAGGAAGCGGATGTTTAA
- the rbfA gene encoding 30S ribosome-binding factor RbfA — protein sequence MFNRSERMGDEIRRILAGLIQRRMADPRINETVTITGVKLSKDLAVARVYYSVYGDEDDRKGAAEAFEKAGGYLRRELASRLRSRKVPRLVFTEDNSIREGEAIDALIRRVRQEDEAAAMKRTEDKDEGVQEGGGPAA from the coding sequence ATGTTTAACCGATCGGAACGGATGGGGGATGAGATCCGGCGCATCCTGGCCGGCCTGATACAGCGCAGGATGGCTGATCCCCGCATCAATGAAACGGTCACCATCACAGGCGTCAAGCTTTCGAAGGATCTGGCGGTGGCCCGGGTCTACTACAGTGTCTACGGTGATGAGGATGACCGCAAAGGAGCCGCAGAAGCTTTTGAGAAGGCCGGGGGCTATTTGCGGCGCGAGCTGGCATCACGGCTCAGATCCCGCAAGGTCCCGCGCCTGGTATTCACCGAGGACAACAGCATCCGTGAGGGGGAGGCCATCGATGCCCTGATCCGGCGCGTGCGCCAGGAGGATGAGGCGGCTGCCATGAAACGAACGGAGGATAAGGATGAAGGAGTCCAGGAAGGCGGGGGACCGGCTGCTTGA
- a CDS encoding YlxR family protein — protein sequence MCVGCRESFLQEELLRLVASEDGVRIDRGQKLPGRGAYLCCRTACVEKAKKRQSLQRALKCPVPEAIWVEIDQAIKVARVEE from the coding sequence ATGTGTGTCGGATGCCGGGAATCTTTTTTGCAGGAAGAACTCCTGCGCCTGGTGGCGTCGGAAGACGGCGTCCGGATCGACAGGGGGCAAAAGCTGCCTGGCCGGGGCGCTTATCTGTGCTGCCGGACGGCCTGTGTGGAAAAGGCCAAAAAGAGACAATCACTGCAGCGGGCCTTGAAATGCCCGGTGCCGGAAGCAATATGGGTCGAAATCGACCAGGCGATCAAGGTCGCGAGAGTGGAGGAATGA
- the nusA gene encoding transcription termination/antitermination protein NusA has product MNQEFIEALRMLEKERGVEMETLIEAIEDALVAAYRREFEIRSKDREKMRDREGQPAQEGESRPVENDGITAHIDRRTGEMRVYQPMTVVEEVHDPNSELSLAQAHALSGDLELGDQLVREVDPSHFGRLAAQTAKSVINQKLAQAEKLRIQDEFSGRVGGLASGIVQRRDRNEVLVDIGRAQAVLPYNQQSRLDNYTFKKHMRFFIMKVDQRDHRPVIMVSRSHPGLVRRLFEQEVPEIGAGIVEIVNIAREAGSRTKMAVTSHDSNIDPVGACVGQRGTRVQSVITELNGEKIDIIEWDPDITEFISSALSPARVIRVVLDEEEKSARVIVADHQLSLAIGKEGQNARLAAKLTEWKIDIKSESQYREMLEAAWMPDFDEAVAADEAERGDADEEDPVPEETEEELQVDDQETATSYLDRLESTIDSLEEPEA; this is encoded by the coding sequence ATGAACCAGGAATTTATCGAAGCGCTGAGGATGCTGGAAAAAGAGCGGGGCGTCGAAATGGAAACCCTGATCGAGGCTATTGAAGATGCCCTGGTCGCAGCCTACCGCCGGGAATTTGAGATCCGGTCCAAGGACCGGGAGAAAATGCGCGACCGCGAGGGCCAGCCGGCCCAGGAAGGTGAGTCCCGGCCGGTCGAAAATGATGGCATCACCGCCCATATTGACCGGCGGACCGGCGAGATGCGGGTTTACCAGCCCATGACCGTGGTGGAGGAAGTCCACGATCCCAACAGCGAACTGTCTTTGGCCCAGGCTCACGCCTTGTCCGGAGATCTGGAGCTGGGCGACCAGCTGGTCCGGGAGGTGGATCCCTCGCACTTCGGGCGCCTGGCGGCCCAGACAGCCAAGAGCGTCATCAACCAGAAGCTGGCTCAGGCTGAAAAATTGCGGATCCAGGATGAATTCTCCGGCCGGGTCGGGGGATTGGCCAGCGGCATTGTCCAGCGGCGGGACCGCAACGAAGTCCTGGTCGACATCGGCCGTGCCCAGGCGGTCCTGCCTTACAACCAGCAGTCCAGGCTGGACAACTACACTTTCAAAAAGCACATGCGCTTTTTCATCATGAAGGTGGATCAGCGGGATCACCGGCCGGTCATCATGGTGTCCCGGAGCCATCCGGGCCTGGTCCGCCGCCTCTTTGAGCAGGAAGTGCCCGAAATCGGGGCGGGGATCGTGGAGATCGTCAACATCGCCCGGGAGGCCGGGTCCAGGACCAAGATGGCGGTCACCAGCCATGACTCCAATATTGATCCGGTGGGTGCCTGCGTGGGCCAGCGGGGGACCCGGGTTCAGTCGGTCATCACCGAGCTTAACGGGGAGAAGATCGATATCATTGAGTGGGATCCGGACATCACGGAGTTTATCTCCAGTGCCCTGTCACCCGCGCGCGTCATCCGGGTGGTTTTGGATGAGGAAGAAAAAAGCGCCCGGGTGATTGTGGCCGATCACCAGCTGTCGCTGGCCATCGGCAAGGAAGGACAAAATGCCAGGTTGGCGGCCAAGCTGACCGAATGGAAAATTGATATAAAAAGCGAGTCGCAATACCGGGAGATGCTGGAGGCTGCCTGGATGCCCGATTTCGATGAAGCCGTGGCGGCCGATGAGGCCGAGCGGGGCGATGCGGATGAGGAAGATCCGGTCCCGGAAGAAACTGAAGAGGAACTTCAGGTCGATGACCAGGAAACGGCGACCAGCTACCTGGACCGGCTGGAGAGCACCATTGACTCGCTGGAGGAACCGGAAGCTTGA